Proteins encoded by one window of Paenibacillus sp. DCT19:
- a CDS encoding sugar ABC transporter permease produces the protein MFKRLRSQKQLMFMSLPIVAYILVFSYYPIWGWVMAFQNYSPAKSFAQQEWVGLKHFKFLLTDDAFLNVLRNTIAMSLINMILGFVTAILFAVLLNEIKHKLYKRTIQTISYLPHFLSWIIVTGIVASSLSVDGGIVNVALMKLGFIDEPIMWLSVPEYFWGIVGASHVWKEVGWNAIIYLAAITSIDPSLYEAAEIDGANRYHKMLYVTLPGIKSIVIILLIMNMGWILEAGFEVQYLLGNGVVVDWSQTIDIFVLKYGLQIGNYSLATAAGIFKTIVSITLIFAANSLSKRFGEDRLI, from the coding sequence ATGTTCAAGCGTTTACGTAGCCAGAAGCAGCTCATGTTTATGTCTTTGCCGATCGTCGCGTATATTCTAGTATTTTCGTATTATCCAATCTGGGGCTGGGTCATGGCATTCCAGAATTACAGTCCAGCGAAGAGCTTCGCGCAGCAGGAGTGGGTCGGACTTAAGCACTTCAAGTTTCTGCTTACGGACGACGCGTTTCTGAACGTGCTTCGCAATACGATCGCAATGAGTTTGATCAATATGATTCTCGGATTTGTGACAGCCATTTTATTTGCGGTGTTACTGAATGAGATCAAACACAAGCTCTATAAACGGACGATTCAAACGATCTCGTACTTGCCCCATTTTCTATCTTGGATCATCGTTACGGGCATTGTAGCCAGCTCGTTATCCGTAGACGGCGGGATTGTCAATGTTGCGTTGATGAAGCTGGGATTTATTGACGAACCCATTATGTGGCTTAGTGTACCGGAATACTTCTGGGGCATTGTCGGCGCTTCCCATGTGTGGAAAGAGGTCGGCTGGAACGCCATTATTTATCTGGCAGCCATTACTTCCATTGACCCTTCGCTCTATGAGGCGGCTGAGATCGATGGAGCGAATCGCTATCATAAAATGCTGTATGTCACACTGCCTGGAATCAAGTCCATCGTCATTATCTTGCTGATCATGAACATGGGATGGATTCTGGAAGCAGGCTTTGAAGTACAGTACTTACTGGGGAATGGGGTCGTTGTGGACTGGTCCCAGACCATAGATATCTTCGTTCTGAAATACGGCTTGCAGATCGGTAACTATTCACTCGCAACCGCTGCGGGTATATTCAAAACCATTGTCAGTATCACACTGATCTTTGCAGCTAACTCGCTTTCCAAACGCTTCGGTGAGGACCGATTAATATGA
- a CDS encoding response regulator — protein sequence MYKVLLVDDEPFAIEGLQLLIDWEKHGFEINGVCANGEDAVDAISREQPDLVVTDIRMPVMNGLELIEEARRLGHQSTLFVITSGYSDFNYARQAIRLGVSHYLTKPVIESEADDVLQRLRQELMNREAHDLMLHQAHIQRTKQALLAMVTNQDQAELGEEIDEVVHELSAKARKWVYLLVMIQGDGASGKQVIEQFMEGEPCGYLLDAEWSPYGIVWGGSSEDFTESDYDLRQFAERLLNVLDQHFLDQPAGESRVQIAVGCPVSQVQELTVSYRAAAEAGRFLFFDDTPLLYAEDMNEQHLLFDPDTLREADLIMELIENGSGAELSTSIWRAFNTFKDQMAAPELVHIFATQIMFRGLSLFKELGGEPNALMQDSALHLHERRYQNIEETARMLEAFCLKCQSEIGTLRERRVGGTQAMVAEYVHNHYKETITIKELAEQFYIHPVHLGQSFMRKYGKGVLDLVHDLRMEEAMQQLRETDQALYIIAEQVGYRSYQHFLKQFEKRVGMKPAEYRLQSTL from the coding sequence ATGTATAAGGTTCTTCTTGTGGATGATGAACCGTTTGCGATTGAGGGGCTACAACTGTTGATCGATTGGGAGAAGCATGGATTTGAAATAAACGGTGTATGTGCCAACGGGGAGGATGCTGTAGATGCAATTTCCCGTGAGCAACCTGACCTGGTTGTAACTGATATAAGGATGCCAGTCATGAATGGGTTAGAACTCATTGAGGAAGCTCGCCGGCTGGGTCATCAGTCAACGTTGTTTGTCATCACGAGTGGGTACAGTGACTTCAATTATGCCAGACAGGCGATACGGCTCGGCGTGTCCCATTATTTGACCAAACCGGTGATCGAGTCTGAAGCGGACGATGTGTTGCAACGATTAAGACAAGAATTGATGAACCGGGAAGCGCACGATCTCATGTTGCATCAGGCTCATATTCAGCGAACGAAGCAAGCCTTGCTTGCGATGGTCACGAATCAAGATCAGGCAGAACTGGGTGAGGAGATCGATGAGGTTGTCCATGAGTTATCTGCCAAAGCAAGGAAGTGGGTCTACTTGCTTGTGATGATTCAAGGGGATGGCGCAAGTGGCAAACAGGTAATCGAACAATTTATGGAGGGCGAGCCTTGCGGATATTTGCTGGATGCCGAATGGAGTCCTTATGGCATAGTTTGGGGTGGCTCTAGCGAGGATTTTACTGAATCGGATTACGATTTACGGCAATTTGCAGAGCGACTCTTGAACGTTCTAGACCAGCACTTTCTTGATCAGCCTGCAGGAGAAAGTCGGGTGCAAATAGCTGTAGGCTGCCCTGTCAGCCAAGTGCAAGAATTAACGGTCTCTTACCGTGCTGCCGCAGAAGCAGGACGTTTTTTATTTTTTGATGATACCCCGCTTCTGTACGCAGAGGACATGAATGAGCAGCATTTGCTGTTTGATCCAGATACATTAAGGGAAGCAGATCTCATTATGGAGCTAATCGAAAACGGTTCCGGGGCAGAATTATCGACGTCTATCTGGCGAGCGTTCAATACATTCAAAGATCAGATGGCTGCACCAGAGCTGGTTCATATTTTTGCAACCCAGATTATGTTTCGCGGACTTTCACTCTTCAAGGAACTGGGCGGAGAACCGAATGCATTGATGCAGGACTCAGCGCTCCATCTCCATGAACGGCGTTATCAGAATATTGAGGAGACAGCCAGGATGTTAGAAGCGTTCTGTCTCAAATGCCAATCGGAGATCGGGACGCTGCGAGAACGACGTGTGGGTGGAACCCAGGCTATGGTAGCTGAATACGTCCACAATCATTATAAGGAAACCATCACGATTAAAGAGCTCGCCGAGCAATTCTATATTCATCCGGTTCATCTAGGCCAATCCTTTATGCGTAAATATGGCAAAGGGGTGCTTGATCTCGTGCATGATCTGAGAATGGAGGAAGCGATGCAACAGCTTCGAGAGACTGACCAGGCATTGTATATTATTGCTGAACAGGTAGGCTACCGCAGCTATCAGCATTTTCTGAAACAGTTTGAGAAAAGGGTGGGCATGAAACCAGCAGAATACAGGCTGCAATCTACGCTTTGA
- a CDS encoding MFS transporter, producing MVHWKRNLYILWLGLFFNHMAYTLSVPFFPLFLQNDLGIHQGVEVWAGIAISISFLISGLCAPFWGSLADRYGSKLMLIRSGVGLAIAHLANYWVYDPFTFIAVRVFQGLMAGFNPASLTLVGTNTPEKHVGYALGVISTATAAGSILGPLAGGILSQWVGLRGCFIASGIITLLSALMVLGVKESREPRNIARSSILDDVKQAASTPGLMRIYGLILLVSTSVLIIEPVLTLYVVQIGGDVSRATLSAGIVFSAIGIATVIMGPRWGRIGGRIGYEKTLFIGLLGGGIGSLLQLTATNLIYFGSLRFVYGLFFAAVYPALNSLIIQYAAKEFRGRAVSLSQSASQFGIVLGPLLGGFLGGWTGIPFIFLLTGIVLLTAAWVVRAKEFKQGTVRQVVTSDRETTLNKL from the coding sequence ATGGTTCATTGGAAACGGAATCTGTATATTCTGTGGCTGGGCTTGTTCTTCAATCATATGGCATACACCTTATCTGTCCCGTTCTTTCCACTGTTTCTGCAAAATGATCTTGGCATCCATCAGGGGGTGGAGGTCTGGGCTGGCATCGCCATTTCCATTAGCTTTCTGATCAGTGGACTCTGTGCCCCGTTCTGGGGATCACTAGCGGACAGGTACGGTAGCAAGCTGATGCTGATTCGCTCAGGGGTCGGTCTGGCGATTGCACATTTAGCCAACTATTGGGTATACGATCCCTTTACCTTTATTGCTGTTCGGGTCTTCCAGGGACTAATGGCTGGCTTCAATCCGGCATCGCTTACGCTGGTTGGTACCAACACGCCAGAGAAACATGTGGGTTATGCACTAGGAGTCATCTCAACAGCTACAGCTGCTGGAAGCATTCTTGGTCCGCTGGCAGGTGGAATTCTTAGTCAATGGGTAGGTCTACGTGGCTGCTTCATTGCCTCAGGGATCATTACACTGCTATCTGCTCTCATGGTGCTGGGTGTCAAGGAATCACGTGAGCCTCGTAATATCGCTCGTTCCAGCATTCTAGATGACGTGAAGCAAGCAGCGAGCACACCAGGTCTTATGCGAATCTATGGGTTGATTTTGCTCGTCTCCACTTCAGTGTTAATTATTGAACCTGTGCTGACGCTGTACGTTGTGCAGATAGGTGGGGATGTCAGCCGTGCGACACTTAGTGCGGGAATTGTCTTCTCCGCGATCGGCATAGCAACGGTGATTATGGGGCCTCGTTGGGGACGGATTGGTGGAAGGATCGGATATGAGAAAACGTTGTTTATCGGTCTACTGGGTGGAGGCATCGGTAGCCTATTGCAGTTGACTGCGACGAATCTCATTTATTTCGGTAGTCTGCGGTTTGTGTATGGGCTTTTCTTCGCGGCTGTGTACCCGGCTCTTAATTCACTCATTATTCAATATGCTGCTAAGGAATTTCGAGGTAGAGCCGTTAGCTTAAGTCAGAGTGCAAGCCAGTTCGGTATTGTCCTAGGACCACTTCTCGGTGGCTTTCTGGGAGGGTGGACAGGTATTCCTTTTATATTCCTACTCACGGGAATTGTACTGCTCACTGCGGCTTGGGTGGTTAGGGCGAAGGAGTTCAAGCAAGGAACTGTTCGGCAGGTTGTGACGAGTGATCGTGAGACAACACTTAACAAATTATAG
- a CDS encoding MFS transporter, translating to MLKRSYYGLLATVTLSSLGDVFGLLAMEWLVYELTASKLAMGAMALSFSIPEVTFRLLGSPLSDLLHRGKFMAGLASVRLLALLLPLSMGITGQLQLWHLFVAAALSGACSALFMPTAMAVVPGVAGEHKLLRAFAIIDGCRNAAALLGPAIAGALTAAAGALPTLGINAICYIAAITALLYLPTMQKPTSSRATFSLQAYVRDIREGFSFYRRFPAMLSIMIMVSISNMSSVAIWTMMIPFVREVLHRDAAAMGTLTTASAFGTLVGLAIISWIGEIKKRRTVMLCSLAAIGLCNALLGLFPSYPFALIALCIAGLAGPFFGSLSSSLHGTLVPSSMQGRVNSIRFLIGGGLQPIGAFAGAAVAERYGLSSLFVSLGLLPFICSIAAAFLPNLKHLNGDLSDLQHKSLNEIHITR from the coding sequence ATGCTCAAACGTAGTTACTATGGCTTATTAGCTACCGTTACACTTAGTTCACTAGGTGACGTATTTGGCCTGTTGGCTATGGAATGGCTGGTCTATGAGTTAACTGCCTCGAAGCTTGCTATGGGGGCTATGGCACTCAGTTTCAGCATTCCCGAGGTGACCTTCAGGCTGCTTGGGTCGCCCTTATCCGACCTTCTGCATCGTGGAAAGTTTATGGCTGGACTAGCCTCAGTAAGGCTTTTGGCTCTTTTGCTTCCACTGAGTATGGGGATTACAGGACAATTGCAACTCTGGCATCTGTTCGTTGCCGCAGCGCTCAGTGGAGCCTGCTCCGCTCTATTTATGCCCACAGCCATGGCTGTTGTACCGGGTGTCGCTGGTGAACATAAACTGTTACGGGCATTTGCAATCATTGATGGTTGTCGTAACGCCGCTGCTTTGCTTGGGCCAGCCATCGCCGGTGCGCTAACGGCAGCTGCTGGTGCGTTGCCTACGCTTGGTATCAATGCTATATGTTACATTGCAGCAATTACTGCACTGCTTTATCTACCCACTATGCAGAAGCCAACATCATCACGAGCCACCTTCTCACTTCAAGCTTATGTTCGGGATATTAGAGAAGGCTTCTCATTCTATCGGAGATTCCCAGCGATGCTCTCGATCATGATTATGGTTTCCATCAGCAACATGTCGTCGGTCGCCATCTGGACGATGATGATACCTTTTGTCCGCGAAGTGCTACACCGAGATGCTGCCGCTATGGGGACCCTTACCACTGCTTCAGCATTTGGTACCCTAGTGGGTCTAGCCATAATCTCATGGATCGGTGAGATCAAGAAAAGACGAACCGTCATGCTGTGCAGCCTAGCTGCTATTGGACTCTGTAATGCCTTATTGGGGTTATTTCCAAGTTATCCATTTGCACTTATTGCCTTATGTATCGCAGGATTAGCTGGTCCTTTCTTCGGCTCTCTCAGCTCTTCGTTACACGGTACACTTGTACCTAGTTCCATGCAAGGTCGAGTCAATTCTATTCGTTTCTTAATTGGTGGTGGACTTCAACCCATAGGTGCTTTTGCAGGTGCGGCCGTTGCAGAAAGGTATGGTCTATCCTCCCTATTTGTGTCTCTAGGACTTCTCCCTTTCATCTGTTCGATCGCTGCGGCGTTTCTCCCGAACCTGAAACATTTGAACGGTGATCTCTCTGATCTACAACATAAGTCTTTGAATGAAATTCATATAACAAGGTAA
- a CDS encoding ABC transporter substrate-binding protein — MGVLKRKKLWGSVSLVLAISLALVGCSGEEAKTTTVDGKEVLNISAFIGTPNQAPAQDNRIYKQIEEELGVKLNMEFLVGDLQQKLGVMIAGGDFPDLITADTKLVAAGAVIPLEELIEEHAPNLKKHYAKDWERMKDSSDGHIYWLPNYGVYTGEFISNYYSGPAFWIQKAVLKEAGYPTPKTLDEYMKLIRDYAAKHPTTEDGQPTIGFTTLASDWRTFPLLNPPEHLTGHPNDGGVVVDDNGVASVFADKDISKRYYKELNSLYNDGLLDKEAFVQNYDQYLAKISSGRVIGMFDQHWNFQQGEDPLVAQGKISQTYVGLPLVYDTSIKDHYLDRPVINLNNGFGISKDAKDPVAILKFLDALMDEKYQKLLSWGEEGVDYMVNEEGRFYRTPEQRTEQEDPAWRLANKAEGFYGAAPKMEGTFEDGNAIGATNQPEEFYDGLKPDDKELLDAYGYKTWSDFFSPAPENPVYYPAWQVDLQEGSDASVANKQMTDTSLKFLPRAIMSKANEFDSVWSEYEDAYKKIDVKAYEDRINEQLKWRIQNWTVEK, encoded by the coding sequence ATGGGGGTCTTGAAGAGGAAAAAATTATGGGGATCCGTTTCACTCGTTCTGGCAATCAGCCTGGCGCTGGTAGGTTGCAGCGGTGAGGAAGCCAAGACAACAACGGTGGACGGCAAGGAAGTTTTGAACATCTCGGCTTTTATTGGTACGCCTAACCAGGCGCCGGCTCAGGATAATCGGATATACAAACAGATCGAAGAAGAGCTTGGCGTTAAGCTGAACATGGAATTCCTAGTGGGTGATCTTCAGCAAAAATTGGGGGTTATGATTGCAGGTGGAGATTTCCCCGATCTAATCACAGCAGATACGAAACTGGTTGCGGCTGGTGCCGTTATTCCACTGGAAGAACTGATTGAGGAGCATGCACCTAACCTGAAGAAGCATTACGCCAAAGATTGGGAGCGAATGAAGGATTCAAGCGATGGACATATTTATTGGTTACCGAACTATGGCGTCTATACGGGCGAATTCATTAGTAACTATTACTCCGGTCCTGCCTTCTGGATTCAAAAGGCGGTTCTAAAAGAAGCCGGATATCCAACACCTAAGACACTGGATGAATATATGAAGCTGATTCGTGATTATGCTGCCAAGCACCCAACAACGGAGGATGGTCAGCCAACCATCGGATTCACTACACTTGCATCCGACTGGAGAACGTTCCCGTTGCTTAACCCACCAGAGCATCTGACGGGTCATCCGAATGATGGCGGTGTTGTTGTAGATGACAATGGGGTAGCAAGTGTATTCGCGGATAAGGATATCTCCAAACGTTATTATAAAGAGCTGAACAGTCTATATAATGATGGTTTGCTTGATAAGGAAGCCTTTGTACAGAACTATGACCAATACTTGGCCAAAATCTCCTCTGGGCGGGTTATCGGCATGTTCGACCAGCACTGGAACTTCCAGCAAGGTGAAGACCCGCTCGTAGCTCAGGGCAAAATCAGTCAAACCTATGTCGGCTTACCGCTTGTATACGATACAAGCATTAAGGATCACTATTTAGATCGTCCGGTCATTAACCTGAATAACGGCTTTGGTATTAGTAAAGATGCCAAAGATCCGGTAGCAATCCTCAAGTTCCTTGATGCACTCATGGATGAGAAATATCAGAAGCTGCTGTCTTGGGGTGAAGAAGGCGTGGATTACATGGTGAATGAGGAAGGTCGATTCTATCGCACACCAGAGCAGCGCACAGAGCAGGAAGACCCAGCTTGGAGACTGGCTAACAAAGCGGAAGGCTTTTACGGTGCAGCACCCAAGATGGAAGGAACCTTTGAAGACGGCAATGCGATCGGAGCAACGAATCAGCCAGAGGAATTCTATGACGGTTTGAAGCCAGATGATAAAGAGTTGCTCGATGCTTACGGTTACAAAACATGGAGTGATTTCTTCTCTCCTGCACCTGAGAACCCAGTGTATTATCCAGCATGGCAAGTGGATCTGCAGGAAGGTTCAGATGCTTCAGTTGCGAATAAGCAAATGACCGATACTTCCCTTAAGTTCTTGCCTAGAGCGATCATGTCCAAAGCAAATGAGTTCGATTCTGTCTGGAGCGAATATGAGGATGCATACAAGAAAATCGATGTGAAGGCTTATGAAGACCGAATTAACGAGCAATTGAAATGGCGGATTCAGAACTGGACCGTGGAAAAATAG
- a CDS encoding carbohydrate ABC transporter permease: MGINKSRLEPIVFHTFNGALMIFIAVVTLYPFLNTLAISFNAGNDTIRGGIYLWPREWTAQNYRAVFAGGTIFQAFGISVARTVLGTVLSLFLTSMLAYTLSRRDYILRKPITIIVVLTMYFSAGLIPTYFLIKDLHLLNNFLVYIIPGLISAFNMIVIRTYIQTLPEGLIESAKIDGAGDFRTFISIILPLCQPVLATVALFIAVGQWNSWFDTFLYASSKQNLSTLQYELMKLLSSSMNSNSSAAVANGADLGAARNMVTPVSIRAAITIVAALPILVVYPFLQKYFVHGLQLGGVKE, encoded by the coding sequence ATGGGAATAAACAAGTCTCGGCTTGAGCCGATTGTCTTCCATACGTTTAACGGCGCACTGATGATTTTTATTGCAGTCGTGACCCTGTATCCGTTTCTGAACACACTTGCCATATCGTTCAATGCAGGTAATGACACGATCCGTGGAGGCATCTATCTATGGCCGCGGGAGTGGACAGCACAGAACTATCGAGCCGTATTTGCTGGGGGAACCATCTTCCAAGCCTTCGGGATCTCTGTTGCGAGAACCGTGCTAGGCACGGTGCTCAGCTTATTTCTGACCTCTATGCTCGCTTACACGCTAAGCCGCAGAGATTATATCCTGCGTAAACCGATTACGATTATCGTTGTGCTGACGATGTACTTCAGTGCAGGTCTGATTCCAACCTACTTCCTAATCAAGGATCTGCATTTGCTCAACAACTTTCTAGTGTATATCATTCCGGGTTTGATCAGTGCATTTAACATGATCGTAATTCGGACGTATATTCAGACACTGCCTGAAGGACTGATTGAATCCGCTAAGATTGATGGAGCCGGTGATTTCAGAACATTTATCTCGATTATCTTGCCGTTATGTCAGCCTGTACTTGCTACGGTGGCGCTGTTCATCGCGGTGGGTCAATGGAACTCATGGTTTGATACGTTCTTGTATGCATCATCCAAACAGAATCTGAGTACCCTGCAATACGAATTGATGAAGCTGTTATCCTCGTCAATGAACTCCAATAGCAGTGCTGCTGTTGCTAACGGAGCAGATCTCGGCGCAGCTCGGAATATGGTTACACCTGTATCGATTCGTGCGGCCATTACCATCGTAGCAGCTCTGCCAATCTTGGTGGTGTATCCGTTCTTGCAGAAGTATTTTGTTCATGGACTACAGCTTGGAGGCGTGAAAGAATAG
- a CDS encoding SMI1/KNR4 family protein produces the protein MSRQAEQSWQRIIAKGTSVDPGFEVALHLQPGAKEEDFRSVEHELGVILPEEMKALYRIHDGQIWDIGGAAFVRNLTLTPLVQVKENWAFLQEEFEPDELEPDIDDEIKPLLWNAKWIPIAENGGGDYLCLDTDPASSGNVGQVLYFWHDWGKRSVEASGLFAFLELCIEEEADD, from the coding sequence ATGAGTAGACAAGCTGAGCAATCATGGCAACGTATCATTGCCAAAGGGACGAGCGTTGATCCAGGCTTTGAAGTGGCACTTCATCTCCAGCCGGGAGCGAAGGAGGAAGATTTTCGCTCTGTAGAGCACGAGTTGGGTGTGATATTACCTGAAGAGATGAAGGCATTATATCGTATCCATGATGGACAGATATGGGATATCGGCGGTGCTGCTTTTGTCCGAAATCTAACGTTAACCCCTCTTGTGCAAGTGAAGGAGAATTGGGCTTTTCTTCAGGAAGAGTTTGAACCCGATGAGTTGGAACCTGACATTGATGATGAGATTAAACCATTGCTCTGGAACGCCAAATGGATTCCTATTGCCGAGAATGGTGGGGGAGATTATCTATGTCTGGACACGGATCCTGCATCTTCAGGAAATGTGGGTCAAGTCCTGTATTTTTGGCATGATTGGGGGAAACGTTCTGTGGAGGCTTCGGGGTTATTTGCGTTTTTGGAGCTATGTATAGAGGAAGAGGCCGACGATTAG
- a CDS encoding GNAT family N-acetyltransferase, whose protein sequence is MRQSHQEDQEQLAELRALVLYDDLTRLGRYDEVRVRERFRTTFDPAYTWIIEAEGSMVGCIAFKPRAEEYLLEHFYIHPDHQGKRIGTQVLNMLLDREEIRGKRVTLNVLQGSPARRLYERLGFVLDTEDEVDVFMSKLVPQESNHNH, encoded by the coding sequence ATGCGACAATCACATCAGGAAGACCAGGAACAGCTTGCAGAATTAAGAGCCTTAGTTCTGTACGATGATCTAACGCGATTAGGGAGGTATGATGAGGTGAGGGTACGTGAACGTTTCCGTACAACATTCGACCCCGCCTATACGTGGATTATTGAAGCTGAAGGCTCTATGGTGGGATGTATTGCATTTAAGCCTAGAGCAGAGGAATATTTGTTAGAACATTTTTATATTCATCCAGACCATCAGGGCAAACGAATTGGAACGCAGGTGCTGAACATGTTACTGGATCGGGAAGAGATTCGGGGCAAACGAGTTACCTTAAATGTGCTGCAAGGAAGTCCAGCGCGGCGATTGTATGAGCGTCTAGGGTTTGTTCTGGATACGGAAGATGAGGTTGATGTGTTTATGTCCAAGCTAGTTCCACAGGAGTCTAACCATAATCATTAA
- a CDS encoding helix-turn-helix transcriptional regulator yields the protein MNYQVEVDFAPIYECVSSLSAFMGKQNHSALDAGKQWIRDVQDQFAPAKLQNMRDTMKATDNFSLAPFIWHCPGDRSVNSFLDWLEDLSTGQLYDIAAGLKLSVPSNLPDLRSRTSETIREWDEQYFKNINPAIIDGLSHEAMTRRASLQGENDPEVFEQATQGMRIYPNDVLKKVILIPQYHARPFVTSSIFDEIIFTSYSCDVLPTEPGRPNPGLLRLTRALSDETRLFILRLLAGQQLTFTEIVREVGLSKSTIHYHLIALRAAGLIIVHYDQKNTEYSLRLDALNSLPQQIGAYIES from the coding sequence ATGAACTACCAAGTAGAGGTTGATTTTGCACCCATTTATGAATGTGTAAGCAGTCTGTCCGCTTTTATGGGCAAACAGAATCATTCGGCTCTCGATGCGGGTAAACAGTGGATTCGTGATGTACAGGATCAATTTGCACCAGCCAAGCTGCAAAACATGCGAGATACGATGAAAGCCACGGATAACTTCAGTCTTGCGCCATTTATATGGCATTGCCCTGGGGATCGCTCGGTCAATAGTTTTTTGGATTGGCTTGAAGATTTGTCTACAGGACAATTGTATGATATCGCTGCTGGCTTAAAATTGTCTGTACCTTCTAATCTGCCCGATCTTCGCAGTAGGACATCTGAAACGATACGTGAATGGGATGAACAATACTTTAAGAACATTAATCCGGCAATTATCGATGGTCTCTCGCATGAAGCAATGACTAGACGTGCCAGTTTGCAGGGAGAAAATGACCCAGAGGTCTTCGAGCAAGCCACACAGGGCATGCGAATCTATCCTAACGACGTGCTGAAAAAGGTCATTCTTATCCCTCAATACCATGCGCGTCCATTTGTCACGTCATCGATCTTTGACGAGATCATCTTCACCAGTTACTCTTGTGACGTCCTTCCCACTGAACCGGGAAGACCGAACCCTGGATTACTGCGCTTAACCCGTGCGCTATCGGATGAAACTAGACTGTTCATTTTACGATTACTCGCTGGTCAACAATTGACCTTTACTGAGATCGTACGTGAGGTAGGACTATCGAAGAGCACGATACACTACCATCTCATTGCCTTGCGAGCAGCCGGACTAATTATCGTACATTATGATCAGAAGAACACGGAATATAGTCTGCGCTTGGACGCTTTGAACAGCCTGCCACAGCAGATTGGAGCTTATATTGAAAGTTGA